A portion of the Acidisarcina polymorpha genome contains these proteins:
- a CDS encoding tetratricopeptide repeat protein, translating to MRRRFPVVLLALSIWVPAVPGQQDTPAGSAPSSPAAMLAEATKAFNAGHSADALRQLDALAKLNPEPSGVERLRGLIDYQQRDLPSAQMAYAKAIAQDPSDDESMQMLGVTLYGLGKPAEAIPLLEKAHVAIPSQNVDPNYVLGVCYIAVGRYDDSRHAIAAQYGFPPDSAAAYLLAARLLLRQENPKVAEDFARKAVALQPDLPLAHLLLGEVALARAQFPEAIAEFNRERDLNPLNGNLYDRLGDAYVRSGDDARAKEALSRAVVLEPNATGPYILLGKVMLNQQNYLLAILYLERARAMDPGNYLAHNLLGQAYRRTGRTAEANKESQLADQIQNGKLPNSSPGAATAVPATSAPSLTGPKLEGIH from the coding sequence ATGCGTCGTAGATTCCCAGTTGTCCTCTTAGCGCTCTCCATTTGGGTCCCTGCAGTACCCGGGCAGCAAGACACGCCTGCGGGAAGCGCCCCCTCCTCGCCCGCCGCAATGCTGGCAGAGGCTACGAAGGCGTTCAACGCCGGGCACTCTGCAGACGCGCTTCGCCAGTTGGATGCTCTCGCGAAGCTGAATCCGGAACCATCCGGAGTAGAGCGCCTCCGCGGCTTAATTGACTATCAGCAACGAGACTTGCCCTCCGCTCAGATGGCCTACGCCAAAGCAATAGCCCAGGATCCCTCCGACGACGAGTCGATGCAGATGCTGGGAGTCACACTCTATGGCCTTGGCAAACCAGCCGAGGCCATTCCGCTGCTCGAGAAAGCTCACGTGGCCATACCCTCGCAGAACGTCGATCCGAATTATGTGCTGGGCGTCTGCTACATCGCCGTCGGCCGCTATGATGATTCGCGCCATGCCATCGCCGCGCAATACGGATTTCCTCCCGATTCCGCCGCCGCCTACCTCCTGGCCGCCCGCTTGCTGCTGCGGCAGGAAAATCCCAAGGTTGCCGAGGATTTTGCTCGCAAGGCGGTCGCTCTGCAGCCAGACCTGCCGCTGGCTCACCTGCTTCTTGGAGAAGTGGCCCTCGCCCGCGCTCAATTTCCCGAAGCTATCGCCGAGTTCAATCGCGAACGCGACCTGAATCCGCTTAACGGAAATCTCTACGACCGGCTGGGCGATGCCTATGTTCGCTCCGGCGACGATGCGAGAGCCAAAGAAGCGCTCAGTCGAGCAGTCGTGCTCGAGCCGAACGCCACCGGTCCCTACATTCTGCTGGGAAAAGTAATGTTGAATCAGCAGAACTATCTTCTCGCCATTCTCTATCTCGAACGAGCGCGCGCCATGGATCCCGGCAACTACCTGGCCCACAACCTGCTCGGCCAGGCATATCGCCGGACCGGAAGAACCGCGGAAGCAAACAAAGAGTCCCAGTTAGCAGACCAGATACAAAACGGTAAGCTCCCCAACTCGTCTCCCGGCGCCGCCACGGCTGTTCCTGCCACGAGCGCCCCCTCACTTACCGGCCCCAAGCTCGAAGGTATTCATTGA